A single region of the Bacteroides luhongzhouii genome encodes:
- a CDS encoding lipocalin family protein yields MKTIWKASVCIVAVLLSFSIYSCGDDDDDAVGSRDLLLGTWNGVYYLSQEWEDGEKVSDSKEDFVNGTNRYSIEFKEDGTYVEKDVYNSSGSTNYYHGTWSYSGNKLTLIDTEEDNYTEVWTITTMTENELVYELREKEKEDGTTYEYYEQHAFTR; encoded by the coding sequence ATGAAAACAATCTGGAAAGCAAGCGTTTGCATAGTTGCAGTATTACTGTCGTTCAGCATTTATTCCTGTGGCGACGACGATGACGACGCTGTCGGTTCACGCGATTTATTGTTAGGAACATGGAATGGAGTGTATTATCTTTCACAAGAATGGGAAGATGGTGAAAAGGTAAGTGACTCTAAAGAAGATTTTGTAAATGGAACCAACCGTTATTCCATAGAGTTCAAGGAAGACGGTACGTATGTAGAAAAAGATGTCTACAACTCCTCCGGAAGTACTAATTATTATCATGGTACATGGAGCTACTCCGGTAATAAGCTGACTCTCATCGACACTGAAGAGGATAATTACACAGAAGTGTGGACAATAACCACAATGACAGAAAATGAATTAGTCTATGAACTTCGTGAAAAAGAGAAAGAAGACGGAACAACATACGAATATTACGAACAACACGCTTTTACGAGATAA